A region of the Clostridium sp. AN503 genome:
ATGCAGGTCCCCGCTTTTACTCATTCTGATTTCCGGACACCCTCCGCAGCAGGTGTACTTGCAAAAGCAGTCAGCACATTCAGCATAACAATGTACGCTCATTGACCTGCTATGGCTGTCTTCATAGCAAATCTCCTCCTGCTCAAACAGGAATTGCCCTGTACTGAACCAACTTTTTTCTTCTACCTGTGAACAACTGGTAATCACGCCGCCTGGCGAGATGATCAGCAGATTGCCCTGTGCCGCACCACAAAAAAATAACCGCGGAGATAAACGGCTGGTCTCCGGCGTAAGCAGACGGATGCCCCGTTCCTTCGCCCTGCAATAGGCCGCATAAATGCCATGCGTATACATCTCGGGATCTGGTGGCGCCAGAGTGGTATGACTGCCATGCCCGACTGTCAACATGGGAGAAACGATTACAGTGCATCCCGGGAATTCCTCTGCAAAAAAATCAACAATACGGTCTATATGTACGAGGGATTGGGCTGTGACCGTGACTCGAAAACAGACCGTGCAATCAGATTTATGTAATTGCCGTGCATGATACATTACCCTCTCAAACGATGCTTGCCCATTTGGCCCTGGCCGCTGCTCATTTTGGATGTCTTCCGGTCCGTCTATGGATATGGTCACATTTGCAAAATTTTGTATGATAAACTCAGTCAATTCCGGATTCGAATAGTTGGCATTTGTAGTCATAGACATACGCGCCACAATGTGATGCTGGCTGGCATAGTCTCTCAAATAGTCTACAGCGTAGCGAAACAGTGCCTCATGAAGAGTAGGTTCCCCTCCGCCATAAAATGCCACTGGCAATATTGGGAATGTTTCAGACTGAACCTTTTTCTTAACAATGGCATGTACAATAGAGCGCACCTGAGCTTTGCGCATAAGCGGCATGGGCGCCCGGCTGTCAGAGAGATAACAGTATAAACATCCCAGGTTACAACCATCCGTTAAATTAATGCAGTAAGCGGGGAAATCGCCGGGTTCCGGACAAAACGTCAGCAGTTCCCCGCTTTCGGCGGGGACTATCCCGGAAATCCACTCATCCATTGCATCTGGATCTGCCTGCAGGTTCGCCGACATCTCTTCGGACAGCAAAACCACACGCTGAGCAGCCGGGATATATGCCAATTGGTGTGACTGGTCCTGGGTTGAAATAAAAAAAACCTCAATATGATTCATCCATTTATCTCCTTCAGTTGTGTAAGGGCATCGCAGTCGATCCGTACATTGAACCGGGTGCATAAACGGGTGACAAAGTCGGTGGGGTGCTGCCCTCTTGACAGCTCATATCGCAGCAGACTCTCCCGTTTCCCCGTCTCCTGGTCATAAAATCCATCCGGCACTGAGCCCACCATGCGAAATCCGCAGGCATCGTTAATTCTTTGGATGGTGCGGTGGCGCTCCGCTGTCTTTGACACAATAGTCTGGATATTGGGTTTGACTGAGAAAATCTTATCCAGCAGACACGCATAACAGGCCAGCCCCAATCCACGGTTGGAAAATGCAGGAGCTGCGCCTCCCATCACCTCGGCAGTACTGCCCTGTACGCAGACACAGGCGTATGTTACCCAGACATCGTTTCCCTGCTCCACCACCAGATGTATGGTGTTACCTGACTGTTTCCGGGTATATGCATAATGCAGATCTGTAAAGACGGAAGGAATGCCCGTCCGGGTTGGAATCGTACATAAATTACGCCATGCTTTGTCACTCAGGCATTCCAGCAAAAAGTCCACATGGCGAAGATTGCCGCAGTCATACAGGTGCGCAGTCAGATCTATCATCTGTTTTCACTCTTTCCTAAAAATGTCAATCCGGACAGGTTGATTTTAATTAGTTACATATGTGTCGTACAGGTGTTTTTGCCGCAAGAGCCGGTAACCGGAAGCAGGCGGGGATCAATGTCCCCCTTAGCAAAATATTCTCTGATTTCCTCTTCGGACACATCGATATGCTCCTGCTTTGCCAATGTAACAACATCTTCAACTGTTTTTGTTGCCTGCAGTTTTTTCATAAGTTCGTCATCGCTAAGGATCTGGTCAATCGCTGTATTAATTTTACTCATATAATAATCTCCTTTGTCTGTCCGGATTGAGCATCATTGTGTGGGCGTTACTAGTAACACTTTTATCATATAACAGATTTCCACTATGTGCATGGGCCAAAACAGCCTATTTCTAAAAATGGATACTCTGGAGATCTGATTTCCCACGGATATTCAGCTTGCTGTAGATCTTGTTCAGCGTATTTTTAACGGTAGCCGGAGAAATGACCAGCCTGAGGGCAATTTCCTGTGTAGTAAGCCGTTCTTTCGCAAGCAAGGCAATTTCCCGCTCCCTCGACGTCAAAGGAGAATACCCCAAAAGTTCAGCCCGCACCGCTGCAGCGCCAAAAGCAAACCGCCTTCCCAGGAGACGTACCTGCTCCAGAGCGGTCTCATCCTGGCAGGAAAGCGCACAATCCCCCAGAATTCCAGACAGATTGGCATAATATTCTGCAATTGGCAGATAAACCTTATCGGGAATCGCCAGGGCCAGCGCACGCTCAACGCACTCCCGCGCCATAGTCCGATCGCCTGCTTCCTCATAGTAGGCTGCCTGCTCCAACCAGATATAAAGTATGGGAAGCAAATGGTGAAATTCTTTACTTTCCTGAATAAAAGCTGCCGCCGCCCCGGTAAATTCTTCCCGTTTATGCCGACGCAGCCCCCGTAGAGTGATAATATGGGCAAAGGGAATGCTGATCGGGTAAAGCTGCTGCCTGACCGCTTCCTTACGGAATAACCACTGGGGAATCTGCTCTTCTATGTCCAGTAAAAAATAAAGATAAGCCAGACAGACCTCCGCAGCTGTCACACAGCGAAACTCTTTCCCCTTAAACGCATGCCGCTCAATAGCGCTTACTGCCGCTGAAAAACACTCTGCATCGCCTTGCAGCAATGCCCGCCGGGCCGTTAAGGTCAGAGTACAAAAATAGATGCTGTCCTGACCATGTTCGGCAGCAATAAATTTTGCCTGACTGGTAAACATCTTACACTCATTTTCATCTCCTGAGAGAAGGCGCGCCTCCGCATACATTACCTCCGGCGCACCAAGTCCTTTTCCTCCGCCAATAACCGCATAGCGCGGTACTCCCTCCCGCACCAGTTGAATCGTTTCCGCAAGCTTTCCCGGCTCCCGCCAGAACATATACACCACGCTGGGAATCTCAAAGGTCCAGGAATCATTAGTCAGATAGAAATCCCTCGGATCATCCAGCAATTCATATACCGCATCGTGATGGCGGCACATGCCAGCCACATCATTAAACGCCTGAAAAGATGCAATCAGCTCAAGCGCCGCTTCCACGAACTTCTGCTGCCGGACCTCCGGCATCTCCCGAAGCTGCATCAACCGGGTGATTGCAGTCCGGGCCAATGTGATTTTGCCGTTGAGACTGGCCTTGATAGCTGAACCAAGCAAAAGCTGCCATTTATCCACCAACAACTCCTTGGAACACCGGAAAAACAGAGCATTCAGCTGATCCGTTTTCGTCCGCACCAGCTCGGCAAGCTGCAGGCTGTTCAGTGTCACGGCAAGAGCCGCCTCATCATTTCCGGACTGAACAAAAAACAGGATAGCTTCCACGTTTTTCCTCTGGGTCAAACAAGCCTCCCCCGCCCGGCCCCACATCATTTTACGGAAATCGTCATCCCGCGCCGACATCTTTGCAGACAGGTATTCTTTCAGAAGCCCGTGTAAAATATACTCCGCTCCCTCCCGGTGAACAAGCGGATTGCGCCGCACAATGTTCCACAATGCATCCGGAACTGTTTTGTGTCCTGAAATGCGCGCCGCCTGCGCCTCTGTAAACGTATCCAGCAGAGACAGGCCCAGGAAAAACGAGCGCTGGCCGGCATCCAGCGCTCCCCAAAAGGACCGTTCCATCAGTTCATCAATTCCCACCTGTTCACTCATTCTGCCGCTTGCCAGATATTGTGTGAGATGAAGCCGCAGGGCTGCTGCCCATCCTCCTGTCAGTTCATACAGCCGCTCCGCTTCCTCCGCTCGGATCTCCACGCCATTTTTTCCAAATAACTTCCGAATGTCTTCTGTTTGAAAACAAAATACATCCTGAAAAATCTGACCAATATGCGGGTTAGAAATAGAGCTTACCGTTTCTGTGCATATGGGTTGAGTCAGGACAACCAGATGAAGCCTCCTGCAATGGTGTGCCGCCAGCGCATCCAACAAACGGTAGGGTGCCGGAAACCCTGCCAACTGATAGTTATCAATGACTAAAATCGTTTCCGTGTCACAGGATAAACCATCCATCAGGAGTGCAATACTTCCAATATTGTCCAACGTAGGGGAAGTGATCTTAGACAGAAAATCACCTGTATGCGCATCGGCAGAAGACAAAAGCGTGCAAATCCCGGACCATGCACGTTCCGGCGGCTCCCCGAAACAGGTATACCAGCGGCAAACCTTATCCTGCCGGTGTTTGTCCAGAAAGCAGGATACTGCGGTCGTTTTGCCAAATCCCGATCCAGCCGTAATCAGCGTTAACGGAAGAGATAAGATCGATTTCAACGCGTTTTTTAAGCGGGGAGGGAAGAAAAAAATATTGGTTGGGATTGTTTTCAATTGGTTTTGCCCCCTTCACTGACATGTGTTATGGTAATTGTACCATAGGCATGGGGGGTTGGGAAGGAAGCGTTTATGGTAGTATGGCGACTATTGCCTGCATAATCCGATACAAAATAAAATTTATACATCTTCACTCAAAAATATCCCCACTGGCAATATCCCATAAAAGCTGCAGCATTACCGCGGCAATATTTATAGAGAGATAATCGAATGTGGTGCTATTCCCATGCATAATGCAATTACGGATATTCATCCGTTTTACATCAAACAGATCCTTCAAAAGTTCAAAATATTCCGGTACGATTTCTTTTTCCGCATAATCCGAGTGCAGTATAGTCCCGATCGTAATAGGCTTATTTCTGTCCATTCCTGTTAAAATTGCCCGCTTATCTTTCGTATCATCTATAAGAGCATGGCTCACGAACATCTGATAAACCTTATTCATGGTTTGATGCTGAGTTCCTCCAAATACCGCTGAACCGTTTAACTTTCCAAACGTAAATGCCTGATACAGCCACACTTCCTCCTGGCTAAGTTCGGAAACATCTACTTTCCCGCCTGAACCAATCTTGGACAGCCCTGAAAACAAAAGCCGGTTCTGTAGATACATAATCAGAAAATGATCGATCAGCGCAGGTAAAATAAACGTAGTTCCACAGGCATGCATACTTTTCTCTTTAGCAGGTTCTCCAACCGGCCGTAATTGGAGCGGATACTCCACATCCATCAAAATCCCAAAGTATTCCCGCGCTGCCCTAAGATACAATTCATCGTAATCTACCACCAGTCTTGGGGACGTTAAAATAGGTATCGGTTTTTTCTGCAGATATAAATTGTAATGAAAATTACAGAATATATTTCCCAGATATAAGTTAAAATCTGCGATCAATTTTTTACGAAGTATAAATGATTCCTTTTCCCGATCACTGCTAAATTCTCCAAAAGGTTCGGGGTATTCTGCATTCTGGCAGTCGTATTCATAAATTTCTCGAAACTCTCGCAGGATCTGCCTTTTAACCTGCTTCTTTTCTGTTTCTGTGCTTGACTCTGCTGAAAGAAGTTTGTTGATTTTCTCTTCTACATAGGCTTTTGCCGGAACATCATTTTGTAAAACTGCAGACGGGCCAATCATTATATATTTCTTCTTGTAACAGTAGGATGGGGGAGTGTTCATTTTTTCACCTTCTAAACTAATTGGGGGATATTTGACAAGTGTATTTATATTTTTTTGCCATGCTTTTTCTTCTTTTACGTTTATTATACAACAGCTTTGTCGCTTTGCGAAGGATTTGCAACACAAAAAAGAGGCATACAATTCAGGATTGATCTCTGAAGTCTGCCTCTGAGTGCGTAAACAACGCTATCTATGAATTTGTTGTCTAATCCAGTTTATTATTTGGTAAAACAGATAACCACAAGCCATTCCCAATGTGTTCATAACCATATCATCTATCTGAAAGTACCCTCGCTGTGTCAGCAGCTGAGTAAACTCAATCACCACACTGGTCATAGCTCCAGCCAGAATACAAACCAGACCCTGGCGTGCTCTTTTCCAAATAAGAGGAAGTAATACACCGTATGGCATAAACAAGAACAGGTTTTCCACTACATAGGCATTGGCTCGTGGACTGCCAACGGTTCCGAAAAGATGTAAATTCATGGTGGTCCTGGAGCCGGGTTCCCGGGTTAATAATGTGATCTGAATCAAAACCAGTAAATATGTCAAAAACAGTATTTTTTCGAATTGATGCTTTCGCGTTAAAATATTGCTGCAAAATAGCCATGACCAGATTAAATATAAAACCAAACCTATGCCTGCAGCCAAAGGTAAATGCTGCAGTGTATCTCCAATATCTTGTATTATATATTTCCACATGATTGGATAGCCTAGCTGTAAAATCATATTGTTGTGTTCCATTCTTCCTTCTATTTTATGAATGATTAAACAAACCTAATCTCACCTCTAAGATTTTGCTTGCAAATTAAACAATGCAATAATCCCCACATAAACTCCAAAATATATTGTAAATGTTATAGCCAAATTCACAAAAGCATTAATATCAATTATTTTACGAACTACAATAACTATAAAACAAGCAACAAGCGCTGATAAAATAAATTTATAAATAGTCTTAAAATTAATACTTTTGACTATCATTGCCTTTGCATAATATAGTTGAATACTCATTTGAGTCATTTCTGCCAGTAAAGTTGCAACTGCTGCTCCTGTACATCCCCAAACAGGCATTAAAAATGCATTTAAAAAAATATCAACTATAGCTCCTATAACCACAGCTGTCATAAAAGCCGAATCTTTCCCATGTGGAACAAGGATTTGATTCCCTGTTATATTTGAAAATCCTGATATCACTAAAATAGGCATTATTATTTTCATGCACATTACCGCATCTATGTAATCTGCTCCACCTAAAAGCAATATACTATCCCTTGCTTCTATAATAAAAAATATTGTAAGTGGAATTGAAATAAAAAAAATTATTGATACAGATTTTTTTAAAATTCTTTTATATTCATCCGTATTCTTTTCACTTAGATAAAAAGATAGCCTCGGCAACAATACTGCACTAATAGCATTTACTACTGATAATAACAACCACTTAATTTTTACTGCAATAGTATACAATCCGACTTCTATATCACCACATAAAAAACCTAACATGATTGTGTCTAAATTGGTATAAACATGCACAGCTAAAATGGAAGCAAATAGTAATAGCATTGGTTTGTAATGTCTTTTGTACCTAAGCCCTTTATAAAAATGAAAAGTGACAAATTTCCGCGCATACAAAAAATTACATACATATGCACCTATTGTTGAAAATGCAGTAATAGCTGCATACATGGGATAGTCTTTTTTTTCTTTGACAAGAATAAACACTAACATTATAGAAATAGTCTTAAAAACAATGGTCCGTTTTGTAATATATTCATATTGCTCCAAACCAGAATATAACCAGTTTAAGCCTATAGGCGCTGTAATAATTATTATAATATTGATTATATACAATATAAAATCTATTCTAAATTTTTCAACCACAGGTATGAGAAGTAATAATGCAATCACAACACTTAACGTAGCCAAAGTATTTATAATAAGTAATTCCATTGTAACTCGATTCAACTCATCCTCATCTGCTCGAGCTTTGGCAACAGTTCTGATTCCATAAGTCGATATTCCTAATGCCCCTACCATAATTGCATAATTTGATACAGACGTAAAAAATGATACTTTTCCCATTCCTTCTGCCAAAAGGATTCTAGACACATACGGAAAAGTCACTAAGGGAAATATCATATTAGTTATAGTATAAATAATATTTAAAATAGCATTTACTTTTATAGATTTAACTTTCATTGCATATCATCCTTATATAAACTATTTATAGTATATTGGATTTTTTTTATCCAATATACTATTCTGCAATACATAGCAGATAACGGTTTTAAAAATTGCAAATTATAGATTTCTGGCAGCCTATATGCATAATCAACAAAATAGAAGTCTACCTTTTTTAATTGCTCAGCCCCTATACGCTCCCGTTCTTTTTTTTCATTTCGTGATACTTCTCCAAAATTTTCTCTGGTTTTCTCTCTAGCTATTTTTTCAACCTTCCATACTTTTGGAAAGTGTATACACTGCTTTCTCAATAAACAATCAACCAAAATACCATACTGCTCATATGGCAGCCACATTGTATTATCATATAATTTCAACATTTTTTTAAAGCAATCAATTAATCTCTGTTGATATTCACGCATATAATTATACAAATTCAACTCTTCTTCTATATTATCAATAACTGCCTCAGCTATATTTTCATGGTTATATTCATAACGTAAAACCGGCCCATGATCCGCCACAAAAATACGTTCATAGAACATATATGAACGACTAAACAAATCATAATTCAAACTTTTTTTAGGAGTATCCGTAAAAAGTATTCCGCACTTTTCATGTATATTATCAATACCAAATCTCTTCCCAACAATCCCCAAATAATATCCTCTAATCTGGTATTTACCATTCACAACTTTTTGGAGACAATCTTGAATAGTTCCTTTCCAACCAATATCAACAATGGTAATTGTATTTTGTGAATCTGCAACTGTCCCAAAGCTTCTCAAATAATCAAGAAAAATTTTTTTCTGTTCATTACGTTTTGTATCATATAATGTGATAAACCGCTCACATTTTTTTAATTTTCCTAATATAACATTCCGTGTTTTCTCTGAAAGAATTTCATTTGTTCCAATTCCACATTCAGAGTAAATTTCTGCAGCCTCATCATTACTAAATGATAAATTATTTAAAAAATCGCTTACAGTAAGATGCTGAAACTGACGGAAGATACTTTGAAATGTTTCTATCTCAATATCATTAAGAGATGGTAATAAAATAGATTTACGTGAAATATACAAATATTCTGTTTCAATTTTTTTACCATTTAGTGAACTTTGATAAATATCAAATAGCATTTTTATTAACTGCCCTTCTCGTGAAAAGAAAAAAACTTTAGGTATATCCAAAGCAATTAACTCTAAGTAAAGCTTACTAATAAAATACAGAATTTCTGGTACATATCCACTCAGAGGAGACCACACAGGATTTGAAAAGGCAAGTTTAAAATATTTTTTTTTCAATTCTTTGGTGTCCAGCATTTGTGGAATATACCTATCACATTGCTTCCAAACAGAATATATTCCCATCTTTTTAGGAATTTCAAAGTCTGATTTCTTATTATCTCCTACCATTAAAAGCTCATCCGGGCTAATTTTCAAATTACTACAAATATACTCATATAGATTCCCCGTTGATTTTCTTAAGCCTATTTCACTTGATATAAATATATCTGAAATATACTGTTCGATATCAAGAAAAGCGCATAATTTCTCAACTATAATTTTATCTGAGTAAAAATCTGAAATTATAATAATCCTTTTATTATGTTTAAGAACTTCTTTAAAAACGGACATTATATTCTCATCCAAAGATATATGTGAACACTCTATACTAATTTCAGCTTGTATTGAAATATCTAAAAAGCTTAAAAAATCCACATTTAAACACAATTTCTCTAGTGTTTTTTTTATTAGTAAACCATATGGTAATTCCTCCTTTCCAGATTTCTGTTTTTCATCCCTCTCAACTTGCTTTCTTGCTATATAAAGCTCAGAAGGTGAAATTTGATATTTCAAATAACATGCGCAATATTTTGCCCACTCACATAAAATAAGTTCAGGATTACAATCTCGATGAACTATTGTATCAAAATAATCAAAAGCTACTATCTTAATACTCCCATTATCCAGAATTCTAATGAAGTCAGTGATAAATTTATTTTTTGCCATATACACATTACCTCAATCTTTCTAATACTTGCTCTACAGTCTAAAATGTATCTTCTTAAGTATACTCATTGCTTTTACCAAGACCCACCAAAAGAAAATTCGTTCAACAAAAGTGATTGTAATAGCTTCATAAAATTTATTTGAAAAAAAAGTAAATGCCATTGCAAAAAACAAATAGGCATATATTAATAATTCAAAAGAAACACTCATTGTATTTCTATATATAAACTTTTTCATTTTTATTTTTTCATATAAGTATTGGAGGAAAAAAGCTATAAACCCATTACAAAAAATGATTCCTACATAACCAAAATCATTATAATAGTCTTTAAAAGCTGTATAAACATTTCCTAAATTATATCCATTCAAATACGTGTATTCAACATTGATCGTTTTCTTTTCTATTATCCAACCCACTTTTTCTGACACCCATTGGATCTGTGTTTGAAAAGTATCTCCTCCCCACAAATCGTTTCTTTTATATCCAGTCTCCAAAAATATATCTAAATTTTTTATAGGTGCACCTATATAAACAGACAGATAATCATTTAAAGCCAAAGAATTGTCTCTACCAATTAAACCTGCTATTGTTTCAAACAACAGCAGTAACACTACTAAAATCAAAAGGATTTTTACTAAAGTTTTAAATTTCTTGGCTTTAGATAATTGATTCTTATTAAGTATAATAATATAAATAATTATGATTGAAACAAACATTTGCAGACTATTGCCACGTGAACCTGTTA
Encoded here:
- a CDS encoding radical SAM protein; translated protein: MNHIEVFFISTQDQSHQLAYIPAAQRVVLLSEEMSANLQADPDAMDEWISGIVPAESGELLTFCPEPGDFPAYCINLTDGCNLGCLYCYLSDSRAPMPLMRKAQVRSIVHAIVKKKVQSETFPILPVAFYGGGEPTLHEALFRYAVDYLRDYASQHHIVARMSMTTNANYSNPELTEFIIQNFANVTISIDGPEDIQNEQRPGPNGQASFERVMYHARQLHKSDCTVCFRVTVTAQSLVHIDRIVDFFAEEFPGCTVIVSPMLTVGHGSHTTLAPPDPEMYTHGIYAAYCRAKERGIRLLTPETSRLSPRLFFCGAAQGNLLIISPGGVITSCSQVEEKSWFSTGQFLFEQEEICYEDSHSRSMSVHCYAECADCFCKYTCCGGCPEIRMSKSGDLHCELTRNITADLLYSRLK
- a CDS encoding GNAT family protein, with the protein product MIDLTAHLYDCGNLRHVDFLLECLSDKAWRNLCTIPTRTGIPSVFTDLHYAYTRKQSGNTIHLVVEQGNDVWVTYACVCVQGSTAEVMGGAAPAFSNRGLGLACYACLLDKIFSVKPNIQTIVSKTAERHRTIQRINDACGFRMVGSVPDGFYDQETGKRESLLRYELSRGQHPTDFVTRLCTRFNVRIDCDALTQLKEING
- a CDS encoding Nif11-like leader peptide family natural product precursor, giving the protein MSKINTAIDQILSDDELMKKLQATKTVEDVVTLAKQEHIDVSEEEIREYFAKGDIDPRLLPVTGSCGKNTCTTHM
- a CDS encoding LuxR C-terminal-related transcriptional regulator codes for the protein MEIRAEEAERLYELTGGWAAALRLHLTQYLASGRMSEQVGIDELMERSFWGALDAGQRSFFLGLSLLDTFTEAQAARISGHKTVPDALWNIVRRNPLVHREGAEYILHGLLKEYLSAKMSARDDDFRKMMWGRAGEACLTQRKNVEAILFFVQSGNDEAALAVTLNSLQLAELVRTKTDQLNALFFRCSKELLVDKWQLLLGSAIKASLNGKITLARTAITRLMQLREMPEVRQQKFVEAALELIASFQAFNDVAGMCRHHDAVYELLDDPRDFYLTNDSWTFEIPSVVYMFWREPGKLAETIQLVREGVPRYAVIGGGKGLGAPEVMYAEARLLSGDENECKMFTSQAKFIAAEHGQDSIYFCTLTLTARRALLQGDAECFSAAVSAIERHAFKGKEFRCVTAAEVCLAYLYFLLDIEEQIPQWLFRKEAVRQQLYPISIPFAHIITLRGLRRHKREEFTGAAAAFIQESKEFHHLLPILYIWLEQAAYYEEAGDRTMARECVERALALAIPDKVYLPIAEYYANLSGILGDCALSCQDETALEQVRLLGRRFAFGAAAVRAELLGYSPLTSREREIALLAKERLTTQEIALRLVISPATVKNTLNKIYSKLNIRGKSDLQSIHF
- a CDS encoding VanZ family protein translates to MEHNNMILQLGYPIMWKYIIQDIGDTLQHLPLAAGIGLVLYLIWSWLFCSNILTRKHQFEKILFLTYLLVLIQITLLTREPGSRTTMNLHLFGTVGSPRANAYVVENLFLFMPYGVLLPLIWKRARQGLVCILAGAMTSVVIEFTQLLTQRGYFQIDDMVMNTLGMACGYLFYQIINWIRQQIHR
- a CDS encoding flippase is translated as MKVKSIKVNAILNIIYTITNMIFPLVTFPYVSRILLAEGMGKVSFFTSVSNYAIMVGALGISTYGIRTVAKARADEDELNRVTMELLIINTLATLSVVIALLLLIPVVEKFRIDFILYIINIIIIITAPIGLNWLYSGLEQYEYITKRTIVFKTISIMLVFILVKEKKDYPMYAAITAFSTIGAYVCNFLYARKFVTFHFYKGLRYKRHYKPMLLLFASILAVHVYTNLDTIMLGFLCGDIEVGLYTIAVKIKWLLLSVVNAISAVLLPRLSFYLSEKNTDEYKRILKKSVSIIFFISIPLTIFFIIEARDSILLLGGADYIDAVMCMKIIMPILVISGFSNITGNQILVPHGKDSAFMTAVVIGAIVDIFLNAFLMPVWGCTGAAVATLLAEMTQMSIQLYYAKAMIVKSINFKTIYKFILSALVACFIVIVVRKIIDINAFVNLAITFTIYFGVYVGIIALFNLQAKS
- a CDS encoding HAD family hydrolase, with protein sequence MAKNKFITDFIRILDNGSIKIVAFDYFDTIVHRDCNPELILCEWAKYCACYLKYQISPSELYIARKQVERDEKQKSGKEELPYGLLIKKTLEKLCLNVDFLSFLDISIQAEISIECSHISLDENIMSVFKEVLKHNKRIIIISDFYSDKIIVEKLCAFLDIEQYISDIFISSEIGLRKSTGNLYEYICSNLKISPDELLMVGDNKKSDFEIPKKMGIYSVWKQCDRYIPQMLDTKELKKKYFKLAFSNPVWSPLSGYVPEILYFISKLYLELIALDIPKVFFFSREGQLIKMLFDIYQSSLNGKKIETEYLYISRKSILLPSLNDIEIETFQSIFRQFQHLTVSDFLNNLSFSNDEAAEIYSECGIGTNEILSEKTRNVILGKLKKCERFITLYDTKRNEQKKIFLDYLRSFGTVADSQNTITIVDIGWKGTIQDCLQKVVNGKYQIRGYYLGIVGKRFGIDNIHEKCGILFTDTPKKSLNYDLFSRSYMFYERIFVADHGPVLRYEYNHENIAEAVIDNIEEELNLYNYMREYQQRLIDCFKKMLKLYDNTMWLPYEQYGILVDCLLRKQCIHFPKVWKVEKIAREKTRENFGEVSRNEKKERERIGAEQLKKVDFYFVDYAYRLPEIYNLQFLKPLSAMYCRIVYWIKKIQYTINSLYKDDMQ
- a CDS encoding O-antigen polymerase, with the translated sequence MLMGLFLCLILLILLGINYIIFNRDYIAPSFIFNAALCVAAMDCTFNLYKWDTGLSGNTVFVICLSVFSFLLFSVLAQWLYKNSRTKVRFNKYAKKMEEIRPSYYKCSKIFCSVFLVIQIIVALLVINQIYFLTTKYVSNGNIAASIAMYQHLIKNTTLELKFPKLITYFFLFTTASGYIWGYIIVYNFCYFKKIDRLVVMNFVVSCASGILTGSRGNSLQMFVSIIIIYIIILNKNQLSKAKKFKTLVKILLILVVLLLLFETIAGLIGRDNSLALNDYLSVYIGAPIKNLDIFLETGYKRNDLWGGDTFQTQIQWVSEKVGWIIEKKTINVEYTYLNGYNLGNVYTAFKDYYNDFGYVGIIFCNGFIAFFLQYLYEKIKMKKFIYRNTMSVSFELLIYAYLFFAMAFTFFSNKFYEAITITFVERIFFWWVLVKAMSILKKIHFRL